The segment AAGGGAGAAAGCAGACTCATAACATGTTGTAACGCAGAGGTGGATAAAAAAAGGTAATGCAGTTCCTCTTTTTTATTTACGATGATCAAGCACTTTGCCATTTCTTGACCAAACTGTGCATAATGGTTAGTTTTTAGACGGCTTTTTTGTGCGGACCTTTATGCACATTTCAAAAGAGGTCCACGTGATTCTGTGTAAAAGTACTGTTTTTGAGATTTTAATTCAAAGGTCTCTCGCATGTGGGTGCGTCTCTGTCATTGTACactctctgtatgtgtgtgtgtgtgtgtggaggcatcACGGAGCATGTTGGATGGAGCAGAAACTTTTAGAAATTGACCATCTCAGAAGCTGGGTGGACCCTCCATAAATCGTCCTGTATATATCTGGATGAAATGCGATGCAGGGTTCACGACCTTGTGACAAAGGGTTGCCGGTCGAAGCAATAAGTCCATAGCTCCTCATAGATGTTTGAGAGGTTGTTGAATCTTGTCGACAGGTTGTTTTTATGCATCTTAATGAATCCTACCGATCAAAATCTATGACATTTGGTTTTTCAACAGGTTTTTAAGCAGAGCTGGCCATGAATTTTACAAAGACCGACCTCGTCATCCGTTGCCCACAAAGCTTAAGTACGGATAAACTTAAATGACGccatgtttctctctttttcccccccgttGTTTGATGCCACTGGTCAGCAGGTGTCACTAGTAGTTACTATTGAACAACGGCCTTTTAGTACATAGTTACCCTGAGGTTGTTAAACTGGCCTCACAGACCAGTGTGGTAAATGTAATCCATTTACTGGTCTGAAATCAGCAGAACAATCAACTCTCAACTGAGTGTGAATatattcaaattaaatcaatttaatgCAGCAATTATCTAACTGGACGATATCGTTGCAGGGTGAAACTGAGTCAATCAACTAATCTCATCCCACCAGTTGTTTTGAACAGTTagcaatctttaaaagtaagcGCTGTCTAATCACACATTTCAATCCTTCCCTGTAACGGCAGACATTCCATTTTGACGCATCTTTTTTGCACACCGTATCAAGTTTTTTCCTCATATTGGtatgtttatatttctgtgtTCAGCATATTGGTTTAATAATTTTATTTCAACCTCCTCTACCTCTCTCCCACCTGTTTTTCCCCTTCATTTTATTTGCCACCTCCATGAACACATTTCCAGGTCTACAGTGCATGTGTCAGTGTTTGCTCGCCCTTGTTAGCGTTCAGATCACTGATTTGAATCTAAGAGGGCACAGGGAAATAAATATACAGTGTGTCGACGCTCTTGTTGCGGGTCTGAAGTTGAATTTAAAAGGACCATTTTAGTaataaaagtttaaattaaaaGACCTCAATGTGTCCATTCTGAGTCTGTGCGGCAACAAGTGTTGCATGTAGTGAataaactgtcacggtttgggtcctcttcctgtcttattttgtagttttcttgtctctcgtgttcctgggtgagcttcacttcctgtcctgtgattgcctgagtgttcccacctgtgtccaatcacctgcacctcccttgtgtatttaagccccatgtgcctgttgtcccttgttgcgtcattgtctacgtcagtcgTTGTTGGAGCGCGTCTCAGTTTGGTCAGAAAATAAAGAGCACCGTTTTTGAGAATCCTGCgttttgagtcctcccttctgcctgcaccagcactcCAACCTGACATAAACAGTGATTGTGTTCGATTGTGTTCATTTTGGGGTCTTTGTGTATCAGCCACAAATGTGCATATAGGTGATGGAGGAAATCCAACAGCAGCCGGCGGTCCCCTCAGTCACAACAGCAAGGAGTCTGAAGAGGAAAGAACGGACCAAACGGTATATTAttggaaaatatatttcatacagcatttatttaaatgattttatagTCAAGTCTTTGACTTTCAAGTGTTCGCATGCATTTGCTGGttagaagcagaggaggaaatgtACTGTATTCGTCTATATCTGTCCTGGGACTCAGGCCAAGGTAAGTGCTTGGTtgtgcgtgcgtgagtgtgtgaaagtgtctgtgtgtgcacacgaTGGGGTTACAAATAAGACAGACATATTTAGGTCTCCACTGATAAACACATTGACTGCAGTTGACAAACAAGCTGGTTTTAGGCATAGGAGGAAACATGAAAGACTAAGACTCCGAACGTCAGTGCTCCAGGAAACACCAAAACCACAGCAGGCCAGCTCAGATCTGGAAGGACTTGAAACCGCCGGCATCGATCACGGCCAAAATCAGACCAGACCAGAGCGGCTCCTGAATGTAACGCTGCAAAGTGACGGAGCAGATCTCGTGCACACGTTTGAGGGTCTAACGAGATAAAGGAGATCAGTCATGCCAggctcaggaggagcagagtgagtgacagctgcatttgcacagtttgtgtttgtagatACGTGTATGCATACTTCAACATAGTGTACAATATTTAACATTGGCATATTTTAAACGGGATGTTTTTACTTCATAAAACCGGTCCTCTGTAGCTGGTCaagtttttaaaatgacattactACGTACTTCACCTCAAAAGTCTTGAATTGAATATTGTTGCTAAGTGCTGAGCCAAAGTCTAAAAACAGCTCAGCATCACATGAGGAAATAGGAGCTACAAGAGCAAAGCCAGCATGTCACAGAGTCATAATGTGTCCCTTGTTTttgaagctcaaagggagaagaTTTCTCCACTGCCATCCtgaagcacaaacacagaccTAACAGACTCATCGTGGACGAAGCTCTCAGTGAAGACAGCAGCACTGTCAGCCTGtcacaggtctgtgtgtgtatatatacatatatattaaagtatataataagtatatatatatatatatatatatataatatatatatatatatatatatatatatatatatatacactcaccggccactttattaggtaccccatgctagtaacgggttggacccccttttgccttcagaactgcctcaattcttcgtggcatagattcaacaaggtgctggaagcattcctcagggagtttggtccatattgacatgatggcatcacacagttgccgcagatttgtcggctgcacatccatgatgcgaatctcccgttccaccacatcccaaagatgctctattggattgagatctggtgattgtggaggccatttgagtacagcgaactcattgtcatgttcaagaaaccagtctgagatgattccagctttatgacatggcgcattatcctgctgaaagtagccatcagaagttgggtacattgtggtcataaagggatggacatggtcagcaacaatactcaggtaggctgtggcgttgcaacgatgctcaattggtaccaaggggcccaaagagtgccaagaaaatattccccacaccatgacaccaccaccaccagcctgaaccgttgatacaaggcaggatggatccatgctttcatgttgtagacgccaaaatCTGACcataccatccgaatgtcgcagcagaaatcgagactcatcagaccaggcaacgtttttccaatcttctattgtcaaatttcgatgagcttgggCAAATTGTAGCCttagtttcctgttcttagctgaaaggagtggcacccggtgtggtcttctgctgctgtagcccatctgcctcaaagttcgacgtactgtgcgttcagagatgctcttatgcccaccttggttgtaacgggtggttatttgagtcactgttgcccttctatcagctcgaaccagtctggccattctcctctgacctctggcatcaacaaggcatttccgcccacagaactgccgctcactggatgttttttctttttcggaccattctctgtaaaccctagagatggttgtgcgtgaaaatcccagtagattagcagtttctgaaatactcagaccagcccttctggcaccaacaatcatgccacgttcaaagtcactcaaatcacctttcttccccatactgatgctcggtttgaactgcaggagattgtcttgacaatgtctacatgcctaaatgcactgagttgccgccatgtgattggctgcttagaaattaagtgttaacgagcagttggacaggtgtacctaataaagtggccggtgagtgtatatatatatatatatatataatatatatatatatatataacctaGTATGAGGTTGTATTTCATCTGTGGACTTTGTGTGTGCACTAGAATAAAGCGGAGCAACTGCAGCTCTTCCGGGGGGACGCGGTGGTGTTGAGAGGGAAAAAGCGCCGTCAGACGGCGTGCATTGTCCTGAATGACGACACTTGCGGGAATGAAAGAATACGCATGAACCGCGTGACGCGCAGCAACCTGCGTGTCCGACTCGGCGATGTCATCAGGTAGATTTGTCCACCCGTGTTGTTTAGCGTGTGCTGTGAAGTGCTCCGTGCGGTTCGACCACATGACGTGACCAGGATGTGTGTGCTATCACAGCATCCATGCCTGCCCTGACATCACGTACGGGACAAAGATCCATGTCCTCCCTCTAGATGACACCATCGAGGGCCTGACGGGAAACCTCTTTGATGTTTTCCTCAAACCCTATTTTCAGGAGGCTTACCGGCCCATACATAAAGGTACTGCAACTCTCCCCGGGTCATTGCCTCCCATCACCTGGAGCACCCTCAGATGTCCCTTACGTTTAGGGGATGACTTTTAATCTGCATTGCCAGGTGACATCTTCCTCGTGAGGGGGAGCATGCGGGCGGTGGAGTTCAAGGTGGTGGAGACTGACCCCGGGGAATTCTGCATCGTTGCCCCGGACACTGTCATCTACTGCGAGGGGGAGCCAATCAAAAGAGAGGTTATTACTTTTAATAACTGCACTATTTAGGTAGTTAAACTCAAAGAGAGATTGGTTGTAATAAGAAATAATCTGAGGCATATACTTACagacattcattttacatttgaaaaggtATTAGTTCATTGTTCCTTTTCTTAACTGTTGTAAAATCCACCACATTATCAATCATACTATATTCTGTCACTTTTCCCCCAGCTATTATCCACAGTACATTGTATAGCAGTGTCCACAAACACCACTCAACATATGGGAACTTCCATCTGTGTGCCGGTCCTTTAAATGCTACTTAATCTAAATTAAAGTCATTTTTCAATTGTGAAAGATGTAGATATTTAACACCAGGTGGGACCCTGCCTGTCTGTATCGTAGCTGTGACACAAGGCTGTCAGCAGACTTGATTCCACCATGGTTGGTTATCTTGTGATTTCATGTAGCCGTAGCGCTGTCAGGAACCGCTCAGTGAACTCCACATTTGTTCCTGAGAACGAACTTCACCAAACCTCCATCTTGCATATTGCCGTTGgacaggatgaagaggagagccTAAACGAAATAGGCTACGACGACATCGGAGGCTGTCGGAAGCAGCTTGCCCAAATCAAAGAGATGGTGGAGCTTCCTCTGAGACACCCCGGCCTTTTTAAGGCGATAGGAGTTAAGGTGtcgcacacaaacccacacaaacCCTGGACCCATACACTCTAATTTTCTGTAATTGTGATCATCTTTGAATGAGTCAGAGTgtcgctccccctccccccctttcagcCCCCCAGAGGTATCCTGCTGTACGGCCCTGCAGGCACAGGCAAGACCCTGGTGGCCCGGGCTGTAGCCAATGAAACTGgtgccttcttcttcctcatcaatGGTAAGTCTTTGTTTTCCTGCAGTTGCACGGTGTGATCATTTGTGCCCTGATTGGGAAGAAAAATGAGCTGTTCGTGCTCTGAAAAAAAGGTATTCAGGGCTACGGATTGGAAACTCCAATTAAGTCATTGGTGTTGTTATTTGAAGATCTATGTtggaaaaaatatgttttacatGCTGCGCATTACTCTGTGACAAGGTCCTGAGATCATGAGTAAGCTGGCAGGAGAGTCAGAGAGCAACCTAAGAAAAGCTTTTGAGGAGGCGGAGAAAAACGCTCCCGCCATCATCTTTATTGACGAGTTGGACGCCATCGCTCCCAAGAGAGAGAAGGTGAACACTGGAGAATGCTGTCTGCTGCATCCAGTGGACTTTCTGTAACAACATTAGAATCAGGTGTCTTTTCTctgaatgctgtgtgtgtgtagacccaTGGTGAAGTGGAGAGACGTATAGTCTCCCAGCTCCTGACCCTGATGGATGGCCTAAAGCAAAGAGCTCATGTGGTCGTCATGGCAGCTACAAACCGACCGAATAGTGTAGACCCTGCCCTGCGACGCTTTGGTCAGtacgcacacgcgcacaaacacacacacacacacacacacacacaaaagcaatcCCATACAAATGGTCATGTCTGTCTCCAGGCAGGTTTGACCGCGAGATTGACATCGGAATCCCTGATTCGATTGGTAGACTGGAGATTCTGCAGATTCAcaccaaaaacattaaaatgactGGCGACATCGACCTGGAGAGGGTGAGCAAGTGAAGCAGCCAGTAGTAAAAAGTAATATCAAGAACTTTAAAACATGTATAATTATGATCTTAAATTTACTTTCTCTGTTTCTTTGGTTTtaaattgtaaatatatatataatgtaaacatttttctttttatactgtatttaatttaactaaaagttgtttttttaagagcaTTTCATCTACAGGATTACTATATGTCTGTTTTCTGTCCCTTACATATTTATACCTAAATTCTAAAAATGATTTTCTAAAGCTAAACTACTCTGTGAAAAGGTCAAATGTGAGTTTAGACTTATTCAAATATTGCAAATGTTGCCATCAAAGTTTGCCAGAGTTAAAAAAGCAGCTCTAAACAAAAACATTCCCTGCATCAATCACACTGCCTTCTGATGGCACCCTTCCTAATCTCGATGTGCATGTGTTCAATGAGTTAATATTACGTATCTCAGATTGCTGCAGAGACCCACGGCCACGTGGGCGCCGACGTGGCTGCTTTGTGCTCAGAAGCTGCTCTGCAAGCAATCCGCAAGAAGATGACCCTCATAGACCTGGAGGACGAATGCATCGACGCTGACCTGCTGGACTCGATGGCTGTCACCATGGACGACTTCCAGGTAAAGACGCACATGCTGACCTTTGTTGTTCCAGAGCGTGTGTGGCTGTTTCAGTGCCTCGTCATTTGTAAGCACACCATGAAAGCGAGATCTGAATATTTCTAAATTTATGAAGAGACGATGCCATTTCCTCATCACAGTGGGCTCTGAGTCAGAGCAACCCTTCAGCTCTGAGAGAAACCATCGCAGAGGTGCCTCAGGTGAACTGGGCCGATGTCGGAGGACTGGACGAGGTCAAGAGAGAGCTGCAGGAGCTTGTTCAGGTGGAAGAATCCCTCGCACACTCACACCACCAGATTTGGCTCATAGGTGCAAATACGATTAACAGTCCCATCTATCTTCACTCCCCTCAGTACCCAGTTGAGTATCCGGACAAGTTCCTGAAGTTTGGTATGACTCCATCTCGTGGGGTATTGTTCTACGGCCCTCCGGGCTGCGGGAAAACGCTGCTGGCTAAAGCTATCGCCAACGAGTGCCAGGCAAACTTTATTTCTATCAAAGGACCGGAGATGCTCACCATGTGGTTTGGAGAATCTGAGGCAAATGTCCGAGACGTGTTTGATAAGGTAAGAACggcaaaagtaaataaaaaatggatgattgtgggagggtAGACGCTCTCGTTTCTTCTCAGTCACATTGCTCAACTTCTCCATCCACAGGCCAGACAGGCAGCCCCCTGCATCTTGTTTTTTGACGAGTTAGACTCCATTGCCAAATCcagaggaggcggaggtggGGATGGGAGTGGTGCAGCTGACAGAGTCATTAACCAGATACTCACGGAGATGGACGGCATGTCggacaaaaaaaacgttttcattaTTGGTGCCACAAACAGGTGCCCGTGTGAGAATTCAGATATAATGACGATGATGCTTTGAGAGAAGTAGTTGTCCTCGTCTCACTTCCTTTTGTCCTCTCGTCACACCAGACCGGACATCATCGACTCAGCCATCCTGCGGCCGGGCCGCTTGGACCAGCTCATCTACATCCCACTCCCAGACAAACCATCTCGCTCCGCAATCCTAAACGCCAACTTGCGCAGGTCCCCCGTTGCACAAGTTAGTGAAACACAcacttgggggaaaaaaatattcgTTGAATTCTTTAAACTAATCCCATTTGGGTCAATTCTCCTTCCCGTAGGATGTGAACCTGGACTACCTGTCTGGCATCACAGAGGGTTTCTCCGGAGCCGACCTGACAGAGATCTGCCAGCGGGCCTGTAAGCTGGCCATCCGGGAGGCCATCGAGGCTGAGCTCAGGACCGAGCGTCAGAGAGAGAACAAACCAGACATCCCCATGGTCAGAAggctatatacatatatactagggccgggactttagcacgttaattacgattaattaactacaatatgaattaagattaattaattacacaaaaaataacacattttttacgcatttttacacttattttttgcaccgcggaacgtttctcactggatgagtttcggggggaccgattataccggagcaccaactagcgtccatgacttcagacaacaacaaaccacagtgaacatgaacgaagaagctgacgagaccgtgtcgggtggccccgtcaacaaggaattcacatcgagcctcaagtatcacctcaacgcaacacaattagcagctagcgtggacgtacaaggcagaggtgtggactcgagtcatgtgacttggactcgagtcagactcgagtcatgaatttgatgacttgagactcgactcgacaaaacgtacgaagacttgcaactcgacttggactttaacatcgatgactcgtgacttgacttggactcgagccttttgactcgagaagacttgctacttcccatgaaaactggggaaaacattttcacaccaccgcgccgctctgtttatctgcatctgtcaaaaaaatgtgcgccacctgtatgcagagagtgcgcgctgcctgcacgacatccaatcactgcagtccatttgaccgtatcaacgagacagctcgttcatgcttacaaaaatcgggatttttgaacccggattcagactccgatggaaatcctcgccaacattatgtcaacgtgcgttttaaagtagtgtaatgagctgagttaaagttattagttaatcagttatgcagatgttgcatgtgttcacgttatgctgttaccagctgtagttacgcgagacaacccgagttttggggggccgtgtatgcggaagtgttcgttcggcgtggtgacggccaacagtgaccgaagttgagttgttttatataaataaagccagtcatcgcctccttatttacgctgcagcattggggtgagcgttacagtactataacacagtcacagtcgatccccTTCGTAGTCtgggtctgtgaggcagcgcaccatcacccagggttccccgtccccactataataaaaggacttgaaatgactcgaaactaaaatggaaaGACTTtggacttgagacttgttggctttgactttggactcgacttgggacttgcctcatacttgactcgggactcgagggcaacgacttgagacttacttgtgacttgcataacaatgacttggtcccacctctggtaca is part of the Pungitius pungitius chromosome 9, fPunPun2.1, whole genome shotgun sequence genome and harbors:
- the zgc:136908 gene encoding transitional endoplasmic reticulum ATPase → MPGSGGADSKGEDFSTAILKHKHRPNRLIVDEALSEDSSTVSLSQNKAEQLQLFRGDAVVLRGKKRRQTACIVLNDDTCGNERIRMNRVTRSNLRVRLGDVISIHACPDITYGTKIHVLPLDDTIEGLTGNLFDVFLKPYFQEAYRPIHKGDIFLVRGSMRAVEFKVVETDPGEFCIVAPDTVIYCEGEPIKREDEEESLNEIGYDDIGGCRKQLAQIKEMVELPLRHPGLFKAIGVKPPRGILLYGPAGTGKTLVARAVANETGAFFFLINGPEIMSKLAGESESNLRKAFEEAEKNAPAIIFIDELDAIAPKREKTHGEVERRIVSQLLTLMDGLKQRAHVVVMAATNRPNSVDPALRRFGRFDREIDIGIPDSIGRLEILQIHTKNIKMTGDIDLERIAAETHGHVGADVAALCSEAALQAIRKKMTLIDLEDECIDADLLDSMAVTMDDFQWALSQSNPSALRETIAEVPQVNWADVGGLDEVKRELQELVQYPVEYPDKFLKFGMTPSRGVLFYGPPGCGKTLLAKAIANECQANFISIKGPEMLTMWFGESEANVRDVFDKARQAAPCILFFDELDSIAKSRGGGGGDGSGAADRVINQILTEMDGMSDKKNVFIIGATNRPDIIDSAILRPGRLDQLIYIPLPDKPSRSAILNANLRRSPVAQDVNLDYLSGITEGFSGADLTEICQRACKLAIREAIEAELRTERQRENKPDIPMDDDFDPVPEIRKDHFEEAMQYARRSVSDNDIRKYEMFSQTLQQSRGFGDFRFPSATGTRSGDQGSGSGSERPNLSREEGNEDLYQ